A genomic window from Streptomyces sp. NBC_01429 includes:
- a CDS encoding ATP-binding protein, with amino-acid sequence MRAHGYVLRRAVRASYILPPSETSARWARHLTAAYLTRGCGQRVSADQVDDARLVVSELVTNATRHGRGNCRLRLSVDHGRVTVEVHDHSPVPPRLRTTGAAVRDATVRDAADGVGESGDVGGLREDGRGIAMVRELSRRFSVLGSPGGGKTVQAVLAC; translated from the coding sequence ATGCGTGCGCACGGATATGTACTGCGGCGCGCGGTACGCGCCTCGTACATCCTGCCGCCCTCGGAGACATCCGCCCGCTGGGCACGGCATCTGACGGCCGCTTACCTCACCCGGGGCTGCGGCCAGCGGGTCTCCGCCGATCAGGTGGACGACGCGCGGCTCGTGGTCTCCGAGCTGGTCACCAACGCCACCCGGCACGGCCGCGGCAACTGCCGGCTGCGGCTGAGCGTGGACCACGGGCGGGTGACGGTCGAGGTCCACGACCACAGCCCCGTCCCGCCCCGGCTGCGTACGACGGGCGCGGCCGTCCGGGACGCAACCGTCCGGGACGCGGCCGACGGGGTGGGCGAGAGCGGCGACGTGGGCGGACTGCGGGAGGACGGACGGGGCATCGCCATGGTCCGTGAGCTGTCCCGCCGCTTCTCGGTGCTCGGGTCGCCCGGCGGCGGCAAGACCGTCCAGGCCGTTCTGGCCTGCTGA
- a CDS encoding discoidin domain-containing protein, with protein sequence MHAPPPLSPVLRRPAPAYGRGLAAAIAATLIASLLLLIPRTPAQAAPALISQGKPVTASSQENGGTPASAAVDGDNGTRWSSAAADPQWIQVDLGSTVAVSQVVLRWETAYATAYRIEFSTNGTTWTTAYSTTTGPGGTETLNVSGNARYVRMYGTARATQYGYSLWEFQVYGEGQGGGGPIQGGGDLGPNVLVFDPSTPNIQGTLDRIFQQQETAQFGSGRYQLLFKPGTYNNLNAQLGFYTSISGLGLSPDDTTINGDVTVDAGWFNGNATQNFWRSAENLALNPVNGTNRWAVAQAAPFRRMHVKGGLNLAPDGYGWASGGYIADSKIDGTVGPYSQQQWYTRDSSVGGWTNAVWNMAFSGVQGAPAQSFPDPAYTTLETTPVSREKPFLYLDGADYKVFVPAKRTNARGTTWGNGAPQGQSLPLDRFYVVKPGATAATINAALAQGLHLLFTPGVYHIDQSINVNRADTVVLGLGLATIVPDNGVTAMKVADVDGVKLAGFLIDAGPVNSPTLLEVGPEGSAADHSANPTTVQDVFVRIGGAGPGKATTSIVINSDDTIIDHTWIWRADHGSGVGWETNRADYGLRVNGDDVLATGLFVEHFNKYDVEWNGERGRTIFFQNEKAYDAPNQAAIQNGSIKGYAAYKVADSVNDHEGWALGSYCNYTSDTNIRQDHGFQAPVKAGVRFHNLLVVSLGGMGQYNHVINSTGSPTSGSSTIPSTVTSFP encoded by the coding sequence ATGCACGCTCCTCCGCCCCTTTCGCCGGTGCTCCGCAGACCAGCACCGGCCTATGGACGAGGGCTGGCCGCCGCCATCGCCGCCACTCTGATCGCCTCGCTCCTCCTCCTCATCCCCCGGACCCCCGCCCAGGCGGCTCCCGCCCTGATCTCCCAGGGGAAGCCGGTGACCGCTTCCAGCCAGGAGAACGGAGGCACTCCCGCGTCCGCCGCGGTCGACGGTGACAACGGGACCCGCTGGTCGAGTGCGGCGGCCGACCCGCAGTGGATCCAGGTCGACCTCGGCTCCACCGTCGCGGTCAGCCAGGTCGTGCTGCGCTGGGAGACCGCGTACGCCACGGCCTACCGGATCGAGTTCTCCACCAACGGCACCACCTGGACGACCGCCTACTCCACCACCACGGGCCCCGGCGGCACCGAGACCCTGAACGTCTCGGGCAACGCCCGCTACGTACGGATGTACGGCACCGCACGCGCCACGCAGTACGGCTACTCCCTCTGGGAGTTCCAGGTGTACGGCGAAGGCCAGGGCGGCGGGGGCCCGATCCAGGGCGGCGGCGACCTCGGGCCCAACGTGCTGGTCTTCGACCCGTCGACGCCCAACATCCAGGGCACGCTGGACCGGATCTTCCAGCAGCAGGAGACGGCCCAGTTCGGCTCCGGCCGCTACCAACTGCTGTTCAAGCCGGGCACGTACAACAATCTCAACGCCCAACTCGGCTTCTACACCTCCATCTCCGGTCTCGGACTCTCACCCGACGACACCACCATCAACGGTGATGTGACCGTGGACGCGGGCTGGTTCAACGGCAACGCCACCCAGAACTTCTGGCGCTCCGCCGAGAACCTCGCCCTCAACCCCGTCAACGGCACCAACCGCTGGGCGGTCGCGCAGGCCGCGCCCTTCCGCCGTATGCACGTCAAGGGCGGACTCAATCTGGCGCCCGACGGCTACGGCTGGGCCAGCGGCGGGTACATCGCCGACAGCAAGATCGACGGTACGGTCGGGCCCTACTCGCAGCAGCAGTGGTACACCCGCGACAGCTCGGTGGGCGGCTGGACCAACGCCGTCTGGAACATGGCGTTCTCCGGAGTCCAGGGCGCCCCGGCGCAGAGCTTCCCCGACCCGGCCTACACCACGCTGGAGACCACTCCCGTCTCGCGCGAGAAGCCCTTCCTGTACCTCGACGGGGCCGACTACAAGGTGTTCGTCCCCGCCAAGCGCACCAACGCGCGCGGCACCACCTGGGGCAACGGCGCCCCGCAGGGCCAGTCCCTGCCGCTCGACCGGTTCTACGTGGTCAAGCCGGGAGCGACCGCGGCGACCATCAACGCGGCGCTCGCCCAGGGGCTCCATCTCCTCTTCACCCCGGGCGTCTACCACATCGACCAGTCGATCAATGTGAACCGTGCCGACACCGTCGTGCTGGGGCTCGGCCTCGCCACGATCGTGCCGGACAACGGGGTCACCGCGATGAAGGTCGCCGACGTGGACGGGGTGAAGCTGGCCGGCTTCCTCATCGACGCCGGTCCGGTGAACTCCCCCACGCTGCTGGAGGTCGGCCCCGAGGGCTCGGCGGCGGACCACTCCGCCAACCCGACCACGGTCCAGGACGTCTTCGTCAGGATCGGCGGCGCGGGCCCCGGCAAGGCCACCACCAGCATCGTGATCAACAGCGACGACACCATCATCGACCACACCTGGATCTGGCGCGCCGACCACGGATCCGGCGTCGGCTGGGAGACCAACCGCGCCGACTACGGCCTGCGGGTCAACGGTGACGACGTGCTGGCCACCGGGCTGTTCGTCGAGCACTTCAACAAGTACGACGTCGAGTGGAACGGCGAGAGAGGACGGACGATCTTCTTCCAGAACGAGAAGGCGTACGACGCGCCGAACCAGGCCGCCATCCAGAACGGCTCCATCAAGGGATACGCGGCCTACAAGGTCGCTGACTCCGTCAACGACCACGAGGGCTGGGCCCTGGGCAGCTACTGCAACTACACCTCCGACACGAACATCCGCCAGGACCACGGCTTCCAGGCACCGGTCAAGGCGGGGGTGCGGTTCCACAACCTGCTGGTCGTGTCCCTGGGCGGCATGGGCCAGTACAACCACGTGATCAACAGCACCGGCTCGCCGACCTCCGGGTCCTCGACGATCCCGTCGACGGTGACCTCCTTCCCGTAG
- a CDS encoding NUDIX domain-containing protein, translating into MSGKRSAGLLVYRVGDLGFEVLLGHMGGPFWSGRTTAAWSVPKGEYEPGETPEAAARREFREELGLEPPEGPWTALGESRQRGGKTVTVWAVEGDVDPDRVVPGVFTMEWPRGSGVLREFPELDRVAWFPAKDAVLPLVAGQRVFLERLDGFIAAGRRTPPPGS; encoded by the coding sequence ATGTCGGGCAAACGCAGCGCGGGACTTCTCGTGTACCGGGTCGGGGACCTGGGCTTCGAGGTGCTTCTCGGCCATATGGGCGGACCGTTCTGGTCCGGCCGGACCACCGCTGCCTGGTCCGTCCCCAAGGGCGAGTACGAGCCGGGGGAGACGCCGGAGGCCGCCGCGCGCCGGGAGTTCCGGGAGGAACTGGGTCTTGAGCCGCCCGAGGGGCCCTGGACCGCGCTCGGCGAGTCCCGGCAGCGCGGCGGCAAGACCGTCACCGTCTGGGCCGTAGAAGGGGATGTCGATCCCGACCGGGTCGTGCCCGGCGTCTTCACCATGGAGTGGCCGAGGGGATCGGGCGTCCTGCGCGAGTTCCCCGAGCTGGACCGCGTCGCCTGGTTCCCGGCGAAGGACGCGGTGCTGCCGCTGGTGGCGGGTCAGCGCGTGTTCCTGGAACGGCTGGACGGGTTCATAGCCGCCGGCCGCCGCACGCCGCCGCCCGGAAGCTAG
- a CDS encoding glycoside hydrolase family 75 protein, translated as MHPRTQASIAVGTALLAAAIIPVTVLPALAVPTPASPTTEPPPRQGAPGPPARKHAVRPGGITPDGTVSAAALLARAGECDQISKGLYRARDDTPADIPVCDAKGAVFFKADMDVDCDGEITERCNLDADPYFQNSTAYTQSDGRPLNAEKLPYIVVPTPSGIWNYRSSGIRGGSVAAVIHGNKVEYAVVGDVGPPGIIGEASYATARALGITADPAGGGVPSGVTYIVFKDAKVPVLEDHDATVRLGDEMARKFVREN; from the coding sequence GTGCACCCTCGCACCCAAGCCTCCATCGCCGTCGGTACCGCGCTGCTGGCGGCGGCGATCATTCCCGTCACCGTGCTGCCCGCCCTGGCCGTACCCACCCCGGCCTCGCCCACCACCGAGCCACCCCCACGGCAGGGGGCGCCGGGACCGCCCGCCCGGAAACACGCCGTCCGCCCCGGCGGGATCACCCCGGACGGCACCGTCAGCGCGGCGGCCCTGCTGGCCAGGGCCGGTGAGTGCGACCAGATCTCCAAGGGCCTCTACCGCGCACGCGACGACACTCCGGCCGACATCCCCGTCTGCGACGCCAAGGGCGCCGTGTTCTTCAAGGCGGACATGGACGTCGACTGCGACGGCGAGATCACCGAGCGGTGCAACCTCGACGCCGATCCGTACTTCCAGAACTCGACGGCCTACACGCAGTCCGACGGCCGGCCGCTGAACGCGGAGAAACTCCCCTACATCGTCGTGCCGACCCCGAGCGGGATCTGGAACTACCGCTCGTCGGGCATCAGGGGCGGCTCCGTCGCGGCGGTCATCCACGGCAACAAGGTCGAGTACGCCGTCGTCGGCGACGTGGGGCCGCCCGGCATCATCGGGGAGGCGTCGTACGCCACGGCCCGCGCGCTGGGGATCACCGCGGACCCGGCCGGCGGTGGCGTCCCCTCGGGCGTGACGTACATCGTCTTCAAGGACGCCAAGGTCCCGGTCCTGGAGGATCACGACGCCACCGTCCGGCTCGGGGACGAGATGGCGCGGAAGTTCGTCAGGGAGAACTGA
- a CDS encoding MFS transporter, with product MPEAISEPAAGDTAPGPAPHPRRLVAVLAFCGVVVAVMQTLVVPLLPHVPALTGASPTGASWLVTVTLLTGAICTPVLGRVGDMYGKRRVLLASLGVLVAGSVLCAVSSQIGVLITGRALQGAALAVVPLGISIMRDELAPERVLPSVALMSSTLGIGAAVGLPVAALVVEHYDWHTMFWASAGLGLLDIVLVLLCVPESPPRSRGRFDAVGALGLSAALVSLLLAVTQGGQWGWTSPRTLGLLVLAVVIGLLWGRYELRVTSPMVDLRVSARPAVLLSNLAALLIGFAFYANSLSTAQMVQEPTSTGYGLGASIVVSGLCLLPGGLTMVALSPVSARISAAYGPKTTLALASSILAVGYVVRFFTSHQLWTIVLGATVVAAGTAVAYSALPALVMRAVPVSETGAANGLNTLMRSVGQAFCSAAVAAVLANVTFEAGGRTAPTLHAYLLVFLMAGGAALLALAVTLCLPRQRPAATGSVGRDHRTSLVQEGA from the coding sequence ATGCCCGAAGCGATATCCGAGCCCGCCGCCGGTGACACGGCCCCCGGGCCGGCCCCGCACCCCCGCCGTCTGGTCGCCGTGCTCGCGTTCTGCGGGGTGGTCGTGGCGGTCATGCAGACGCTGGTCGTACCGCTGCTGCCGCATGTCCCCGCCCTCACCGGCGCCAGCCCGACCGGCGCGAGCTGGCTGGTCACCGTCACCCTCCTCACCGGCGCCATCTGCACCCCCGTACTCGGCCGGGTCGGGGACATGTACGGCAAGCGCAGAGTGCTGCTCGCCTCCCTCGGGGTGCTCGTCGCCGGGTCCGTCCTGTGCGCGGTCAGCTCCCAGATCGGCGTGCTGATCACGGGCCGCGCGCTCCAGGGCGCGGCCCTCGCCGTCGTCCCGCTCGGCATCAGCATCATGCGCGACGAGCTGGCGCCCGAACGCGTCCTGCCGTCCGTCGCCCTGATGAGTTCGACGCTGGGGATCGGCGCGGCCGTCGGGCTGCCCGTCGCCGCGCTGGTCGTCGAGCACTACGACTGGCACACGATGTTCTGGGCCTCGGCCGGGCTCGGACTCCTCGACATCGTGCTGGTGCTGCTCTGCGTACCGGAGTCGCCGCCGCGCTCGCGCGGCCGGTTCGACGCCGTGGGCGCGCTCGGCCTGTCGGCGGCGCTGGTCAGCCTGCTGCTGGCGGTCACCCAGGGCGGGCAGTGGGGGTGGACCTCGCCCCGTACCCTCGGACTGCTCGTGCTCGCCGTGGTGATCGGACTGCTCTGGGGCCGGTACGAACTGCGGGTCACCTCCCCGATGGTCGACCTGCGGGTGTCCGCGCGTCCCGCCGTCCTGCTGAGCAACCTCGCCGCCCTGCTGATCGGCTTCGCCTTCTACGCCAACTCCCTGTCCACCGCGCAGATGGTCCAGGAGCCGACGAGCACCGGCTACGGCCTGGGCGCGTCCATCGTCGTCAGCGGGCTGTGCCTGCTGCCCGGCGGGCTGACGATGGTCGCGCTGTCACCGGTGTCGGCCAGGATCTCCGCCGCGTACGGACCCAAGACCACCCTCGCGCTCGCCTCCTCGATCCTCGCCGTCGGCTACGTGGTGCGCTTCTTCACCAGCCATCAGCTGTGGACCATCGTCCTCGGCGCCACCGTCGTCGCCGCCGGCACCGCCGTCGCCTACTCCGCGCTGCCCGCGCTCGTGATGCGCGCGGTGCCGGTGAGCGAGACGGGCGCGGCCAACGGCCTCAACACCCTGATGCGCTCGGTCGGGCAGGCGTTCTGCAGCGCCGCCGTCGCCGCCGTACTCGCCAACGTCACCTTCGAGGCGGGCGGCCGCACCGCCCCCACCCTCCACGCGTATCTGCTGGTCTTCCTCATGGCGGGCGGCGCCGCGCTCCTCGCGCTGGCCGTCACGCTGTGTCTGCCGCGGCAGCGGCCCGCCGCCACGGGTAGCGTCGGGCGTGACCACAGGACATCGCTCGTTCAGGAGGGTGCGTGA
- a CDS encoding oxidoreductase, which produces MRAWSTDDIPDLTGTTAVVTGANSGIGAATTLALARAGALTVLACRSPERGERAMKRVRAAVPGAEVRLVPLDLADLASVRTAADTLARTVDGQLDLLVNNAGVMALPLRLTADGFESQFGIDHLGHFALTGLLLPVLGASAPSRVVTVSSLAHRMGRIDFGDLQGERGYRKWPAYGQAKLANLLFTDELERRARHSGRDIRALAAHPGLSATELGQAGPLMAGRTWAARLERLTRLFTQTASAGALPVLRAATDPAARGGEYYGPRRPLEVRGAPGLARRSARARDARTAGALWEESARLTGVTPDFG; this is translated from the coding sequence ATGCGCGCCTGGAGCACGGACGACATCCCCGACCTGACCGGCACCACCGCCGTGGTCACCGGAGCCAACAGCGGAATCGGCGCGGCGACCACGCTCGCGCTGGCCCGCGCGGGGGCGCTGACGGTGCTGGCCTGCCGGAGCCCGGAGCGCGGTGAGCGGGCGATGAAGCGGGTACGGGCGGCGGTGCCGGGCGCCGAGGTCCGCCTCGTCCCGCTCGACCTCGCCGATCTGGCCTCCGTGCGTACCGCCGCCGACACGCTGGCGCGGACCGTGGACGGACAGCTCGATCTGCTGGTCAACAACGCCGGGGTGATGGCGCTGCCGCTGCGGCTGACGGCCGACGGCTTCGAGTCGCAGTTCGGCATCGACCACCTCGGGCACTTCGCGCTGACCGGGCTGCTCCTGCCGGTGCTGGGCGCGTCCGCGCCGTCCCGGGTCGTCACGGTCTCCTCGCTCGCCCACCGGATGGGCCGGATCGACTTCGGCGATCTCCAGGGCGAACGCGGCTACCGCAAGTGGCCCGCGTACGGTCAGGCCAAGCTCGCGAATCTGCTGTTCACGGACGAGCTGGAGCGCAGGGCGCGCCACTCCGGCCGCGACATACGGGCGCTGGCGGCCCATCCCGGGCTCTCCGCGACCGAACTCGGCCAGGCGGGGCCTCTCATGGCGGGCAGGACCTGGGCCGCCAGACTGGAGCGGCTCACCCGCCTCTTCACCCAGACGGCTTCGGCGGGCGCCCTGCCCGTCCTGCGCGCGGCCACCGACCCGGCGGCGCGGGGCGGGGAGTACTACGGGCCGCGCCGCCCCCTTGAGGTACGGGGCGCCCCCGGCCTCGCCCGGCGCTCCGCACGCGCGCGCGACGCGCGGACCGCCGGAGCGTTGTGGGAGGAGTCCGCCCGGCTGACCGGTGTGACCCCCGACTTCGGCTGA
- a CDS encoding TIGR03767 family metallophosphoesterase: MTRIRSAVTAVDRRSFLTATGAVGVSAGIGLALGAGGGSGEAAAAPGATAAPAVPAPRTGASAAPIRTGPARTTLESVAAPRDTSVAFRRLDDGPGWRRVVREQLAAPRAGRAGRRTVLSSFVQLTDLHLVDVQHPVRTEYLRSQQLSGWRPQEALTVPGAVALIEQINALREGPATGAPLSFAVTTGDNTDNNSRAELDWFLTVMSGGRVVPNTGDRRSYEGVQNSAERLFWHPEDALRDTDKRLGYPRVDGYLAAAVRAVNSPGLRIPWYSTVGNHDGLASGAMADRTGFLAEFAVGSKKLYGIPDAEAKEMLRLLSKGGDPGGAHLIELLRRSKRLMRSVTPDPHRAPFTPHDYLRAHLDPARAGAGPVGHGYTAAHLGSDTLYYTFPMGENVTGISLDTTDRGGHYTGSLDTTQLNWLKRTLKEHRDGYVVVFSHHNSWTMTNTHPDPARPGEARHNGDEVVALLRRSPQVLAWVNGHSHRNSILPHGGFWEISTASHIDFPQLARVIEIADNKDGTLSLFTTLIESAAPHRTDFADLSQTGLAALYRELSHNAPGSTTAPAGKPVDRNAELLLSR; this comes from the coding sequence ATGACACGCATACGCTCCGCAGTCACCGCCGTCGACCGCCGCTCCTTCCTCACCGCGACCGGGGCGGTCGGCGTCTCGGCGGGAATCGGACTGGCGCTCGGCGCGGGCGGTGGTTCCGGCGAGGCCGCCGCCGCGCCCGGGGCGACCGCGGCGCCCGCCGTCCCGGCGCCCCGTACCGGCGCCTCCGCCGCACCCATCCGTACCGGCCCCGCCCGTACGACGCTGGAGTCGGTCGCCGCGCCGCGTGACACCTCGGTGGCCTTCCGGCGGCTGGACGACGGTCCCGGCTGGCGCCGGGTCGTACGGGAGCAGCTCGCGGCCCCCCGGGCCGGGCGCGCCGGCCGGCGTACCGTGCTCAGCTCCTTCGTACAGCTCACCGATCTGCATCTGGTGGACGTCCAGCACCCGGTGCGCACCGAGTACCTGCGCTCGCAGCAGCTCTCCGGGTGGCGGCCGCAGGAGGCTCTCACCGTGCCGGGGGCGGTGGCGCTGATCGAGCAGATCAACGCCCTGCGGGAGGGGCCGGCGACCGGGGCTCCACTGTCCTTCGCCGTGACGACCGGTGACAACACCGACAACAACTCGCGTGCGGAACTCGACTGGTTCCTGACGGTGATGAGCGGCGGACGCGTCGTCCCCAACACGGGTGACCGGCGGAGCTACGAGGGGGTGCAGAACTCGGCGGAGCGGTTGTTCTGGCACCCGGAGGACGCCCTGCGCGACACCGACAAGCGGCTCGGCTATCCGCGCGTGGACGGCTATCTCGCCGCCGCGGTCAGGGCGGTGAACAGCCCGGGGCTGCGCATCCCGTGGTACTCGACCGTCGGCAACCACGACGGTCTGGCCAGCGGCGCCATGGCCGACCGGACCGGTTTCCTCGCGGAGTTCGCCGTCGGTTCGAAGAAGCTGTACGGGATCCCCGACGCCGAGGCCAAGGAGATGCTGAGGCTTCTCTCGAAGGGCGGCGACCCCGGCGGCGCGCACCTGATCGAGCTGCTGCGCCGCTCCAAGCGGCTGATGCGCTCGGTCACCCCCGATCCGCACCGGGCGCCGTTCACCCCGCACGACTATCTGCGCGCCCACCTCGATCCGGCGCGCGCGGGCGCGGGGCCCGTGGGCCACGGCTATACGGCGGCCCACCTCGGCAGCGACACGCTCTACTACACGTTCCCCATGGGCGAGAACGTCACCGGCATCAGCCTGGACACCACCGACCGGGGCGGCCACTACACCGGCTCGCTCGACACCACGCAGCTGAACTGGCTGAAGCGGACGCTCAAGGAGCACCGGGACGGATACGTCGTCGTCTTCAGCCATCACAACAGCTGGACGATGACCAACACCCACCCCGACCCGGCCCGCCCCGGCGAGGCCCGGCACAACGGCGACGAGGTGGTGGCGCTGCTGCGCCGCAGCCCTCAGGTGCTGGCCTGGGTCAACGGACACAGTCACCGCAACTCGATCCTCCCGCACGGTGGTTTCTGGGAGATCTCCACCGCGTCGCACATCGACTTCCCGCAGCTCGCCCGGGTCATCGAGATCGCCGACAACAAGGACGGCACCCTGTCCCTGTTCACCACACTGATCGAGTCGGCGGCGCCGCACCGCACCGACTTCGCCGATCTCTCGCAGACCGGTCTCGCGGCGCTCTACCGGGAGCTGTCCCACAACGCTCCCGGCTCCACCACCGCCCCCGCGGGCAAGCCGGTGGACCGCAACGCCGAGCTGCTGCTCAGCCGGTGA
- a CDS encoding TetR/AcrR family transcriptional regulator → MKARETEPTAAGAATGDAETGRAAILRAARRAFAFRPYAEVTLRGIAADAGVSASLIVKHFATKERLFNSVADFGPAADQLFAVAPDALGRHLVLTVVRSRREQQGDPLLRVVFSLGNDDERTLLRERFEQQITARLTALLTGRDRALRAELIVGQLLGLGATLSLHRAGATALATPERLADLYAPALQRLVTG, encoded by the coding sequence GTGAAGGCGCGGGAAACAGAGCCGACGGCCGCCGGGGCCGCCACCGGCGACGCGGAGACCGGCCGCGCCGCGATCCTGCGCGCCGCGCGGCGCGCCTTCGCGTTCCGGCCGTACGCCGAGGTGACCCTGCGGGGCATCGCCGCGGACGCCGGGGTGAGCGCCTCGCTGATCGTGAAGCACTTCGCCACCAAGGAGCGGCTGTTCAACAGCGTCGCCGACTTCGGCCCGGCGGCCGACCAGCTGTTCGCCGTAGCGCCGGACGCGCTCGGCCGCCACCTGGTGCTGACCGTGGTGCGCAGCCGCCGCGAGCAGCAGGGCGATCCGCTGCTGCGGGTCGTCTTCTCGCTGGGCAACGACGACGAGCGCACCCTCCTGCGGGAACGCTTCGAGCAGCAGATCACCGCACGGCTCACCGCGCTCCTCACCGGCCGTGACCGCGCGTTGCGCGCCGAGCTGATCGTCGGTCAGCTTCTGGGGCTGGGCGCCACACTGAGTCTGCACCGGGCGGGCGCCACCGCGCTGGCCACCCCGGAGCGGCTCGCCGATCTCTACGCCCCCGCGCTCCAGCGCCTGGTCACCGGCTGA
- a CDS encoding amino acid permease: MSASPPTWSKAEPSAPAPQMDEEQRLRELGYQPVLARRMGGFGNFAISFSVISVLSGCMTLYGFGMGTGGPAVMLWGWAGVGLFVLCVGMALAEVTSAYPTSGALYYMADRLGGRKWGWYTGWLNLLGLLGAIAGIDYGAALFTGAFLNLQFGFSPSPGSTFVIFLCILLLHAVLNLFGVRLVSVLNSISVWWHLIGVAVIVGALAIVPDQHQSASYVFTEFVNDTGWQNPLYVAAIGLLLAQYTFCGYDASAHLSEETSNASVTAARGIVRAIWVSWIAGFALLAGLTFAIQDYAGAQNSATGVPPAQILIDALGTSGATALLLLVIVAQLFCGNAEVAAASRMVFAFSRDNALPASAVWRRVSGRTQTPVPAVWLSVIVAGLLAVPSLYSETAYGAVTAINVIGITPAYAIPIFLKLRAKGRFEPGPWSLGRWSKPIGWIAVVWVAVVTVLFCLPQSNPVNVDTMNYAVIALAVVLILATVWWYVARGSYSTPQAYGNAREQSEISEGIV, encoded by the coding sequence ATGTCCGCGTCCCCTCCGACCTGGTCGAAGGCCGAGCCGTCCGCACCGGCGCCACAGATGGACGAAGAGCAGCGGTTGCGCGAGCTGGGCTATCAGCCCGTCCTCGCCCGCCGGATGGGCGGCTTCGGCAATTTCGCCATCAGCTTCTCCGTCATCTCCGTCCTCTCCGGCTGCATGACGCTGTACGGATTCGGCATGGGCACCGGTGGTCCCGCGGTGATGCTCTGGGGCTGGGCGGGCGTCGGCCTGTTCGTGCTCTGCGTCGGCATGGCGCTGGCTGAGGTCACCAGCGCGTATCCCACCTCCGGAGCGCTCTACTACATGGCGGACCGGCTGGGCGGCCGCAAGTGGGGCTGGTACACCGGCTGGCTCAATCTGCTGGGCCTGCTGGGGGCGATAGCCGGTATCGACTACGGCGCCGCGCTCTTCACCGGGGCCTTCCTGAACCTCCAGTTCGGCTTCAGCCCGAGCCCCGGCTCGACGTTCGTCATCTTCCTCTGCATCCTGCTGCTGCACGCCGTACTGAACCTCTTCGGCGTCAGGCTCGTCAGTGTGCTCAACTCGATCAGTGTCTGGTGGCACCTCATCGGTGTCGCGGTCATCGTCGGCGCCCTGGCGATCGTCCCCGACCAGCACCAGTCGGCCTCGTACGTCTTCACCGAGTTCGTCAACGACACCGGCTGGCAGAACCCGCTCTACGTGGCCGCCATCGGTCTGCTGCTCGCGCAGTACACCTTCTGCGGGTACGACGCCTCGGCGCACCTCTCCGAGGAGACCTCGAACGCGTCCGTCACGGCCGCGCGCGGGATCGTCCGCGCCATCTGGGTCTCCTGGATAGCCGGCTTCGCGCTGCTCGCCGGGCTCACCTTCGCGATCCAGGACTACGCGGGCGCCCAGAACAGCGCCACCGGCGTGCCGCCCGCCCAGATCCTGATCGACGCGCTCGGCACCAGCGGCGCCACGGCGCTGCTGCTGCTCGTGATCGTCGCCCAGCTGTTCTGCGGCAACGCGGAGGTCGCCGCGGCCAGCCGGATGGTGTTCGCCTTCAGCCGCGACAACGCCCTGCCCGCCTCGGCGGTGTGGCGGCGCGTCAGCGGCCGTACCCAGACCCCGGTGCCCGCCGTCTGGCTCTCGGTGATCGTGGCCGGTCTGCTCGCCGTGCCGTCGCTCTACTCCGAGACCGCGTACGGCGCGGTGACGGCCATCAACGTCATCGGCATCACCCCCGCCTACGCCATTCCGATCTTCCTGAAGCTGCGCGCCAAGGGCCGCTTCGAGCCCGGCCCGTGGAGCCTGGGCCGCTGGAGCAAGCCCATCGGGTGGATCGCCGTGGTCTGGGTGGCGGTGGTGACGGTGCTCTTCTGCCTGCCGCAGTCGAATCCGGTGAACGTCGACACCATGAACTACGCCGTGATCGCTCTGGCCGTGGTGCTGATCCTCGCGACCGTGTGGTGGTACGTGGCCCGCGGTTCGTACAGCACGCCGCAGGCGTACGGCAACGCCCGCGAGCAGTCGGAGATCTCCGAGGGCATCGTCTGA